The genomic stretch CAGCGACAGCGGCAGCATCAGTTTCGGCTGGAAGGCTTTGCCGTCCCAGACTGGCTGGATGGTTGCCTTGGACACGCCGAGGATCGCCACTTCCGGTGCATTGACGATCGGCGTGAAGCCGGTGCCGCCAATGTGGCCGAGACTGGAGATGGTGAAGCAAGCGCCTTGCATGTCGTCGGCCGTGAGCTTCTTGTCGCGGGCTTTGGCAGCCAGCGCAGCGGCTTCGCCAGCCAGTTGCAGCAAGCTCTTCTGATCAACGTTCTTGATCACAGGAACCAGCAGGCCGTCTGGGGTATCAACCGCAAAACCGATGTTCACGTACTTCTTGCGGATGATCGCCTTGCCGCTTGGTGCCAGGGAGCTGTTGAAGTCCGGCAGTTCCTTGAGCAGGTGTGCGCAAGACTTGAGCAGCAGCGGCAGAATGGTCAGCTTGACGCCAGCCTTCTCGGCCACAGCTTTCTGGGCAATACGGAACGCTTCCAGCTCGGTGATATCCGCCGAGTCGAATTGGGTCACGTGCGGAATGTTCAGCCAGCTGCGGTGCAGGCTCGACGCGCCGATTTGCATCAGGCGGGTCATCGGCACTTCTTCGGTTTCACCGAAGCGGCTGAAGTCCACGACTGGAATCGGAGGGATGCCAGCGCCGCCAGTAGCACCGGCGGCCGGGGCTTCCTTGGCCTTCTGCATCATGGCCTTGACGTAAACCTGCACGTCTTCCTTGAGCACACGACCGTGCGGGCCGCTAGGGCTCACCGAATTCAGCTCGACGCCGAATTCACGGGCCAGTTGGCGTACGGCCGGACCGGCGTGAACCTTGGCACCGCTTGGCGCTGGCGCAGCAGCCGGGGCCGCAGCGGCCTCGGCTTTGGCAGCAGGAGCAGGGGCGGCAGCGGCAGGTGCCGCTTCAGCCTTGGCCGCCGGAGCTGGCGCAGCAGCAGGTGCTGGGGCTGCAGAGGCTGCACCCTGGACTTTGAGCTTGAGGATAAAGTCGCCAGTGCCGACTTCGTCTTCGAGCTTGACCGCGATGCTTTCCACGACGCCGGCAGCCGGCGAAGGGATTTCCATGCTGGCCTTGTCGGATTCCAGGGTGATCAGCGACTGATCAGCCTCGACGGTGTCGCCGACCTTGACCAGCAGTTCGATGATCTTGGCCTTGCCCGACGAGCCGATGTCCGGGACATGAATGTCCTGCACGGTGGCGGCGGCAGGTGCAGCAGCCGGGGCCGCAGGGGCCTGGGCAGCAGCTGCAGGCTTTTCAGCCGCAGGAGTGGCAGGAGCAGCGGCAGGAGCGGCTGGCGCAGGGGCTGCATCAGCAGCACCTTCGATTTCCAGCTCCAGCAGTTCGTCGCCTTCTTTCAGGCGATCGCCCAGCTTCACTTTCAGGCTCTTGACCACGCCGGCCTTGGGAGCAGGGATTTCCATGCTCGCCTTGTCCGATTCCAGGGTCAGGATGCTCTGGTCGGCTTCGACTTTGTCGCCGACCTTCACAAACAGTTCAATTACTTCACCTTCACCGCTGCCGATGTCAGGTACGCGAATGAGTTCGCTCACGGAAAATCTCCTCAGCAGTCCAGTGGGTTGCGTTTTTCCGGGTTGATACCGAACTTGGCGATGGCTTCAGCCACAACCTTAGGTTCGATGTCACCACGGTCAGCCAGTGCTTCCAGGGCTGCCAACACCACGAAATGACGGTCAACTTCGAAGAAATGACGCAGTTTCTTGCGGCTGTCGCTGCGGCCGAAACCGTCAGTGCCCAGGACTTTGAATTCCTTGGACGGTACCCACTGACGGATCTGCTCGGCGAACAGTTTCATGTAGTCGGTAGAGGCAATCACCGGACCTTTACGGCCGTTCAGGCACTCTTCGACGTAGCTCAGCTTAGGCTTCTGGCCTGGGTGCAGACGGTTGCTGCGCTCCACGGCCAGGCCATCGCGACGCAGTTCGTTGAAGCTGGTAACGCTCCATACGTCAGCGCCGACGTTGAACTCTTCACGCAGAATCTTCGCCGCTTCACGGACTTCACGCAGGATGGTGCCGGAGCCCATCAGCTGTACGTGGTGCGCCGCTTCGCGGTTGTCTTCTTCGAGCAGGTACATGCCCTTGATGATGCCTTCTTCCACACCGGCCGGCATGGCTGGCTGCTGGTAGGACTCGTTCATCACGGTGATGTAGTAGAAAACGTCCTGCTGCTCTTCGGTCATCTTCTTCATGCCGTCCTGGATGATCACCGCCAGCTCGTAGCCGTAGGTTGGATCAAAGGTGCGGCAGTTCGGGATGGTGGCAGCCAGGATGTGGCTGTGACCGTCTTCGTGTTGCAGGCCTTCGCCGTTCAGCGTGGTCCGCCCAGCGGTACCGCCGATCAGGAAGCCACGGGTACGGCTGTCGCCGGCCGCCCAGGCCAGGTCGCCGATCCGCTGGAAGCCGAACATCGAGTAGAAGATGTAGAACGGCAGCATTGGCTGGTTGTGGTTGGAATACGAAGTACCGGCCGCGATGAAGGAGCTCATGGCGCCTGCTTCGTTGATCCCTTCTTCAAGGATCTGGCCCTTCTTGTCTTCCTTGTAGAACATCACCTGGTCTTTATCGACTGGCTCGTAGAGCTGGCCGACGGAGGAGTAGATGCCCAACTGGCGGAACATGCCTTCCATACCGAAGGTACGGGCTTCGTCCGGGATGATCGGGACGATGCGCGAACCGATTTCCTTGTCCTTGACCAATTGCGCGAGGATCCGCACGAAGGCC from Pseudomonas sp. S04 encodes the following:
- the aceF gene encoding dihydrolipoyllysine-residue acetyltransferase → MSELIRVPDIGSGEGEVIELFVKVGDKVEADQSILTLESDKASMEIPAPKAGVVKSLKVKLGDRLKEGDELLELEIEGAADAAPAPAAPAAAPATPAAEKPAAAAQAPAAPAAAPAAATVQDIHVPDIGSSGKAKIIELLVKVGDTVEADQSLITLESDKASMEIPSPAAGVVESIAVKLEDEVGTGDFILKLKVQGAASAAPAPAAAPAPAAKAEAAPAAAAPAPAAKAEAAAAPAAAPAPSGAKVHAGPAVRQLAREFGVELNSVSPSGPHGRVLKEDVQVYVKAMMQKAKEAPAAGATGGAGIPPIPVVDFSRFGETEEVPMTRLMQIGASSLHRSWLNIPHVTQFDSADITELEAFRIAQKAVAEKAGVKLTILPLLLKSCAHLLKELPDFNSSLAPSGKAIIRKKYVNIGFAVDTPDGLLVPVIKNVDQKSLLQLAGEAAALAAKARDKKLTADDMQGACFTISSLGHIGGTGFTPIVNAPEVAILGVSKATIQPVWDGKAFQPKLMLPLSLSYDHRVINGAAAARFTKRLSDLLGDIRTILL